TAACCGCGTTAAGCATATCCAGCGCAAAACAGATATTGAAGTTCAATTTGAGATAACGACAAGAACTCAGCAGAGTCTAATGAAATGGATTTTGATGGCTTCGCTACATGACAGCAATTTTATTTTCCCAAGCCAAAGGCGAAAGCAACAACCGATTAGCTATTCGTACTATCGATACTTAGTGAGGAGATGGGCTTCTAATCTGGGGTTGGATCCTAACTTGTATGGCACTCACTCGATGAGGCGAACAAAAGCGACGTTAGTCTACGCAAAAACGAAAAATATCCGAGCGGTGCAGCTACTACTTGGTCATACCAAGGTAGATAATACAATCCGCTATCTTGGGGTTGAATTAGAAGATGCATTGTTGCTTTCAGAAGGTACTGAGTGTTAATTGAAAAGGAACCTAAATACTTAGGTGTTTCAATTGCCATTACGCTGAAAGTTGTTACCCATTCACCTCTACACTTGATTATTTTCAATACGTTAAGTACAAATACTACTAATCTGTCCAAGGTTTAGAGTACCTTGAACAGATCAGGTATACACAGTCTTAAATTAAATCTTGGAATGTGTGTGTTTTTTCTTTGACTTGTGAGCTTTCATTGAAATTTTCAACACAAGTTGTTCTTGTTTAGTTGAAATGACCTGCTTAGTTAAAGCTTTGTGGTGTAGGTCCGTGATAAAGTTTTTTTCCCAAGGCGTAAGACGGTCAAACTTCAATAAAATAATGTCATTGAGTACATTGAACAACTCGTATTGGCTTTTATCCATTCGACTGCTAAGCATTCAATTAGAGCAGTTAGCTAGAGAAATGACGTTAAGGCTTTCTACTTTATCATTTTTGCCTAAGGTAAAAATTCGATAGGAAATCCCATATTCCAATAAAGGTCTTATTTCAATATTTTCACAAAAACTGACCGTTACTCGAGCAACTAATCTTTCCATATCTACAGTTTTCTTTTTTACGAAAACAATAGTAACAATATTGGCTTTTGATTTAGCACCCACAAGCGTGAGTGGTCCTAAATCTTGTGGCAGTTGGCTTGAGATAACCGTCGCTCTATAATCGGCAAGCCCATTTGATTCCATTGGGCTTATCTGACAACCACTAAGCATGACACTGACGAAGATAATTACTGTTGTTCGTAGCATTATGCGCTCCTTCTTCCTTTCTTCTCCCTTTAGGTGCCTTAAAATATTTATGGATATAACGTGAAGACATAGAAGATAAGAGCGCCCTGTAATCGAGACAGAATGTGACTGTTTCCCCTACAAATAGTGGTTTTTGTGAGGATTCAAGGACAAGATGATCACTGGTTGAAGACATTATCTTAATCCCATTCGGAGCCTTAAGCCCATTGAC
This region of Vibrio sp. BS-M-Sm-2 genomic DNA includes:
- the gspS2 gene encoding type II secretion system pilot lipoprotein GspS-beta is translated as MLRTTVIIFVSVMLSGCQISPMESNGLADYRATVISSQLPQDLGPLTLVGAKSKANIVTIVFVKKKTVDMERLVARVTVSFCENIEIRPLLEYGISYRIFTLGKNDKVESLNVISLANCSN
- a CDS encoding tyrosine-type recombinase/integrase, with product MVVFNKTKRSGVKKPFRLEEIWRIRTRLEIENNLMQLALLNLAIDSKLRASDLLVLRVCDVSSQDRIFNRVKHIQRKTDIEVQFEITTRTQQSLMKWILMASLHDSNFIFPSQRRKQQPISYSYYRYLVRRWASNLGLDPNLYGTHSMRRTKATLVYAKTKNIRAVQLLLGHTKVDNTIRYLGVELEDALLLSEGTEC